The Agromyces sp. LHK192 genome includes a window with the following:
- a CDS encoding ABC transporter substrate-binding protein, protein MASASQLRRRGLVAAAGVSVAALTLAGCTAGGSEGETASGDSITIGTTEQVTALDPAGSYDNGSFAVMNQVYPFLLNTPYGSPDVEPDIAESAEFTSENQYTVTLKEGLTFANGNELTSSDVKFTFDRQLAIADENGPSSLLYNLESVDAPDDLTVVFNLISPNDQIFPQILSSPVGPIVDEDVFSADSLTSDADIVDGEPFAGQYSISSFKVNELVQYKANPDYQGILGEAKTETVNVRYYTDASNLKLDVQEGNIDVAHRTLSATDIEDLRGNDNVKVVDGPGGEIRYLVFNFNTMPFGATTAEADPAKALAVRQAIADLIDRDAISEDVYKGTFTPLYSYVPEGLTGANEALKGLYGDGNGAPDADKAAERLSAAGIQTPLDISIQYVAERYGPSSSDEYAIIKENLEESGLFTVNLQSTEWVQYSEDRVADLYPAYQLGWFPDYSDADNYLTPFFLTENFLSNHYDNPEVNDLILEQAVTADEAAREALIGEIQDKVAADLSTIPYMQGAQVAVVGADVEGAEDTLDASFKFRYAALTKG, encoded by the coding sequence ATGGCATCCGCATCCCAGCTCCGGCGTCGCGGCCTCGTCGCGGCGGCCGGCGTCTCGGTGGCCGCCCTCACGCTCGCCGGCTGCACCGCCGGCGGCAGCGAAGGCGAGACCGCCTCGGGCGACTCGATCACCATCGGCACCACCGAGCAGGTCACGGCGCTCGACCCGGCCGGCTCGTACGACAACGGCTCGTTCGCCGTCATGAACCAGGTCTACCCGTTCCTGCTGAACACCCCGTACGGCAGCCCCGACGTCGAGCCCGACATCGCGGAGTCGGCCGAGTTCACCTCGGAGAACCAGTACACGGTGACCCTCAAGGAGGGCCTGACCTTCGCGAACGGCAACGAGCTCACCTCTTCGGACGTGAAGTTCACCTTCGACCGCCAGCTCGCGATCGCCGACGAGAACGGCCCGTCGTCGCTGCTGTACAACCTCGAGTCGGTCGACGCGCCCGACGACCTCACGGTCGTGTTCAACCTGATCTCGCCGAACGACCAGATCTTCCCGCAGATCCTGTCGAGCCCGGTGGGCCCGATCGTCGACGAGGACGTCTTCTCGGCCGACTCGCTGACCAGCGACGCCGACATCGTCGACGGTGAGCCGTTCGCCGGCCAGTACTCGATCTCGAGCTTCAAGGTCAACGAGTTGGTGCAGTACAAGGCCAACCCCGACTACCAGGGCATCCTGGGCGAGGCGAAGACCGAGACGGTCAACGTGCGGTACTACACCGACGCGTCGAACCTGAAGCTCGACGTCCAGGAGGGCAACATCGATGTCGCGCACCGCACGCTCAGCGCGACCGACATCGAGGACCTCCGCGGCAACGACAACGTGAAGGTCGTCGACGGCCCCGGCGGCGAGATCCGCTACCTGGTCTTCAACTTCAACACGATGCCGTTCGGTGCGACCACGGCCGAGGCCGACCCGGCCAAGGCGCTCGCCGTGCGTCAGGCGATCGCGGACCTCATCGACCGCGACGCGATCTCGGAGGACGTCTACAAGGGCACCTTCACGCCGCTCTACTCGTACGTGCCCGAGGGCCTCACGGGTGCGAACGAGGCGCTCAAGGGCCTCTACGGCGACGGCAACGGCGCGCCCGACGCGGACAAGGCCGCGGAGCGTCTCTCCGCAGCCGGCATCCAGACGCCGCTCGACATCTCGATCCAGTACGTCGCCGAGCGTTACGGCCCGTCGTCGTCCGACGAGTACGCGATCATCAAGGAGAACCTCGAGGAGTCGGGCCTGTTCACGGTCAACCTGCAGTCGACCGAGTGGGTGCAGTACTCCGAGGACCGCGTCGCCGACCTGTACCCGGCCTACCAGCTCGGCTGGTTCCCGGACTACTCGGACGCCGACAACTACCTCACGCCGTTCTTCCTCACGGAGAACTTCCTGTCGAACCACTACGACAACCCCGAGGTCAACGACCTCATCCTCGAGCAGGCCGTGACGGCCGACGAGGCGGCGCGCGAGGCGCTGATCGGTGAGATCCAGGACAAGGTCGCCGCGGACCTCTCGACCATCCCGTACATGCAGGGCGCGCAGGTCGCGGTCGTCGGTGCGGACGTCGAGGGTGCCGAGGACACGCTGGACGCGTCGTTCAAGTTCCGGTACGCCGCCCTCACCAAGGGCTGA
- a CDS encoding ABC transporter permease: protein MSAVDVTPRPATPAPAATQSKPKGGGFGRYLLIRFILIFPTILILVTMVFFLMRLTGDPITAAQGGRLSADQLAELRAAAGYDRPVFVQYLEYLGQIAVLDFGSTLTTNRPVIEILATYGPATFELVFYSLIVAFAVGIPLGLRAAYHRDKPEDAVYRVLAIVWYAVPIFFGGLLLKLVFSVWLKWFPVAGRSSIDSEIEMGMLPHPTGFYTIDAIMTGDPRVLGDVLSHVVLPAIALGLLTAGIFLRLVRTNVIGTLSTDYVDAARSRGVAESRLLRKHAYRPALIPIITVIGLQIALLLSGAVLTETTFEWKGLGFMLAEFLESRDFVAVQGIVALLAVIVALTNFIVDIIAAFIDPRVRY, encoded by the coding sequence ATGTCCGCTGTCGATGTGACGCCGCGGCCTGCGACCCCGGCCCCGGCCGCCACGCAGTCCAAACCGAAGGGCGGGGGTTTCGGGCGCTACCTGCTCATCCGATTCATCCTGATCTTCCCGACCATCCTGATCCTGGTCACGATGGTGTTCTTCCTGATGCGCTTGACCGGCGACCCCATCACCGCCGCGCAGGGAGGCCGGCTCAGCGCCGACCAACTCGCCGAACTGCGCGCCGCCGCCGGGTACGACCGGCCCGTCTTCGTGCAGTACCTCGAGTACCTCGGCCAGATCGCCGTGCTCGACTTCGGGTCGACCCTGACCACGAACCGCCCCGTGATCGAGATCCTCGCGACCTACGGGCCGGCCACGTTCGAGCTGGTCTTCTACTCGCTCATCGTCGCGTTCGCCGTCGGCATCCCGCTCGGCCTTCGCGCCGCCTATCACCGCGACAAGCCGGAGGACGCGGTGTACCGCGTGCTCGCAATCGTCTGGTACGCGGTGCCGATCTTCTTCGGCGGGCTCCTGCTGAAGCTCGTGTTCTCGGTCTGGCTCAAGTGGTTCCCGGTCGCTGGCCGGTCGAGCATCGACTCCGAGATCGAGATGGGCATGCTCCCGCACCCGACGGGGTTCTACACGATCGACGCGATCATGACGGGGGACCCCCGGGTGCTCGGCGACGTGCTCTCGCACGTCGTCCTCCCCGCGATCGCGCTGGGCCTGCTGACCGCGGGCATCTTCCTGCGCCTGGTTCGCACCAACGTGATCGGCACCCTCTCGACCGACTACGTGGACGCCGCCCGTTCGCGCGGCGTCGCGGAGTCGCGGCTGCTGCGCAAGCACGCCTACCGGCCTGCGCTCATCCCGATCATCACGGTGATCGGCCTGCAGATCGCGCTGCTCCTCTCGGGCGCCGTGCTCACCGAGACGACCTTCGAATGGAAGGGCCTCGGCTTCATGCTCGCCGAGTTCCTCGAGTCGCGCGACTTCGTCGCCGTGCAGGGCATCGTCGCGCTGCTCGCGGTGATCGTCGCGCTCACGAACTTCATCGTCGACATCATCGCGGCGTTCATCGACCCGAGGGTGAGGTACTGA
- a CDS encoding ABC transporter permease → MTATTATAAAPKRRLVDRLPVVHQVRQSVGLQRGMLVAGLIMLGVFILTAALAPLIAPFGFAQRSVDGESFGTQQPPSAEHWFGTTVGGYDVLSRVIWGTQTSLLVVVVAVLLSIFIGVALGLYAGYFGGWLDRTLVVVCDAIYAFPSLLLAIVMAIVISGGQSSLWGGVLAAAISITVIYIPQYFRVIRAEVVRIKAEAYVESAKVLGASSSRIVFKHVFRNSTRTLPLIITLNSSEAILTLTALGFLGFGIEPTAAAEWGYDLSKAQSDVTSGIWWTALFPGLAIVFTVLAITLVGESLNDLADPRLRGRRRVAQAAGQVAATSVVPGGTLTAGPGGVEGLEPGETFDEHGIEVKQ, encoded by the coding sequence ATGACCGCCACCACCGCAACCGCAGCGGCGCCGAAGCGCCGTCTCGTCGACCGGCTCCCGGTCGTCCACCAGGTCCGCCAGAGCGTTGGCCTCCAGCGCGGCATGCTCGTCGCCGGTCTCATCATGCTCGGGGTGTTCATCCTCACGGCCGCGCTCGCCCCGTTGATCGCGCCGTTCGGCTTCGCCCAGCGCAGCGTCGACGGCGAGTCCTTCGGCACCCAGCAGCCGCCGTCGGCCGAACACTGGTTCGGCACCACCGTCGGCGGATACGACGTGCTGTCGCGCGTGATCTGGGGCACGCAGACCTCGCTCCTCGTGGTCGTGGTCGCCGTGCTGCTGTCGATCTTCATCGGCGTCGCGCTCGGTCTCTACGCCGGGTACTTCGGCGGCTGGCTCGACCGCACCCTCGTCGTGGTGTGCGACGCGATCTACGCGTTCCCGTCGCTGCTGCTCGCGATCGTCATGGCGATCGTCATCTCCGGCGGCCAGTCCAGCCTCTGGGGCGGCGTGCTCGCGGCGGCGATCTCGATCACCGTGATCTACATCCCGCAGTACTTCCGGGTGATCCGCGCGGAGGTCGTGCGCATCAAGGCCGAGGCGTACGTCGAGTCCGCCAAGGTCCTGGGCGCCTCGAGCTCGCGCATCGTGTTCAAGCACGTCTTCCGCAACTCGACGCGGACGCTGCCGCTGATCATCACCCTGAACTCGTCGGAGGCGATCCTCACGCTCACGGCGCTCGGCTTCCTCGGCTTCGGCATCGAGCCGACCGCTGCGGCCGAGTGGGGCTACGACCTCTCCAAGGCGCAGTCCGACGTGACGAGCGGCATCTGGTGGACCGCCCTGTTCCCGGGTCTCGCGATCGTCTTCACGGTGCTCGCGATCACGCTCGTGGGCGAGAGCCTCAACGACCTCGCCGACCCGCGCCTGCGCGGCCGGCGCCGGGTCGCCCAGGCGGCCGGCCAGGTCGCCGCCACCTCGGTCGTGCCCGGCGGCACGCTGACCGCAGGCCCGGGCGGAGTCGAGGGGCTCGAACCAGGCGAGACATTCGACGAGCACGGAATCGAGGTCAAGCAATGA
- a CDS encoding ABC transporter ATP-binding protein — MSGTDVNIGGTRQTDAGDGPIVDIRNLGVSFSTDAGAVKAVDDVSLHVSRGEVLAIVGESGSGKTVTAKTILGLLPETATAQGAVVLANREGTREHDIVSIDPKRLREVRGTDVAMVFQEPSTALNPVYTVGWQIMEGIRAHGEVSKQDARAKAIDILRRVGIPDAEERVDHYPHQFSGGQKQRIVIAMALVLDPGLIVADEPTTALDVTVQAEILDLLRRCRDEFGTAIVLITHNMGVVADLADRVAVMYQGNVVEQADARTLFASPRAEYTKQLLAAVPYVGHGTARAAERAAARPAGWAEQTPVVEARGLEIEYPGRFGRAGFRAVKGVDFVIRPGEVLGLVGESGSGKTTIGRAIAGLTKVTGGSLKVLGHEMLGVREREFRQVRSRIGFVFQDPASSFNPLLTIAECVAEPLVIHGRAANAREARTRVDELLEAVQLPRSYGDRYPHELSGGQRQRASLARGLALEPELLIADEPTSALDVSVQARVLELFRELQREFGFASLFISHDLAVVDLLADRIAVLYHGELVEEGTGAEVLGAPRDPYTQRLLASLPVPDPVAQAERRAELHRLRQAG; from the coding sequence ATGAGCGGCACCGACGTGAACATCGGGGGTACCCGCCAGACCGACGCCGGTGACGGCCCCATCGTCGACATCCGAAACCTCGGCGTTTCGTTCTCGACCGATGCCGGCGCGGTGAAGGCGGTCGACGACGTCTCGCTGCACGTCTCGCGCGGCGAGGTGCTCGCGATCGTCGGCGAGTCCGGCAGCGGCAAGACCGTGACGGCGAAGACGATCCTCGGACTCCTGCCGGAGACCGCGACCGCGCAGGGCGCGGTGGTGCTCGCCAACCGCGAGGGCACGCGCGAGCACGACATCGTCTCGATCGATCCCAAGCGCCTCCGCGAGGTCCGCGGCACCGATGTCGCGATGGTCTTCCAGGAGCCGTCGACCGCGCTCAACCCGGTCTACACGGTCGGGTGGCAGATCATGGAGGGCATCCGGGCGCACGGCGAGGTCTCCAAGCAGGATGCCCGCGCCAAGGCGATCGACATCCTCCGACGCGTCGGCATCCCCGACGCCGAGGAGCGCGTCGACCACTACCCGCACCAGTTCTCGGGCGGGCAGAAGCAGCGCATCGTCATCGCGATGGCGCTCGTGCTCGACCCGGGACTCATCGTCGCCGACGAGCCGACGACCGCGCTCGACGTCACCGTGCAGGCCGAGATCCTCGACCTGCTGCGCCGGTGCCGCGACGAGTTCGGCACGGCGATCGTGCTGATCACGCACAACATGGGCGTGGTCGCCGACCTCGCCGATCGCGTCGCGGTCATGTACCAGGGCAACGTGGTCGAGCAGGCCGACGCGCGCACGCTGTTCGCATCGCCCCGGGCCGAGTACACGAAGCAACTCCTGGCGGCCGTCCCGTACGTGGGGCACGGCACGGCCCGCGCGGCCGAGCGCGCCGCGGCGCGCCCAGCTGGGTGGGCCGAGCAGACCCCGGTCGTCGAGGCGAGGGGGCTCGAGATCGAGTACCCCGGCCGCTTCGGCCGCGCGGGGTTCCGCGCCGTGAAGGGCGTCGACTTCGTGATCCGCCCGGGCGAGGTGCTCGGCCTGGTCGGCGAGTCCGGGTCGGGCAAGACGACCATCGGGCGCGCGATCGCGGGCCTCACGAAGGTCACCGGCGGTTCGCTGAAGGTGCTCGGGCACGAGATGCTCGGGGTCCGCGAGCGCGAGTTCCGGCAGGTGCGCAGCCGCATCGGATTCGTGTTCCAGGATCCGGCGTCGAGCTTCAACCCGCTGCTGACGATCGCCGAGTGCGTCGCCGAGCCGCTCGTGATCCACGGACGTGCGGCGAACGCCCGCGAGGCACGCACCCGCGTCGACGAACTGCTCGAGGCGGTGCAGCTGCCGCGTTCGTACGGCGACCGGTACCCGCACGAGCTGTCGGGCGGCCAGCGGCAGCGCGCGAGCCTGGCCCGGGGACTCGCGCTCGAGCCGGAGTTGCTCATCGCGGACGAGCCGACGTCGGCGCTCGACGTGTCGGTGCAGGCCCGCGTGCTCGAGCTGTTCCGGGAGCTGCAGCGCGAGTTCGGCTTCGCGTCGCTGTTCATCAGCCACGATCTCGCGGTGGTCGACCTGCTCGCTGACCGGATCGCGGTCCTGTACCACGGCGAGCTCGTCGAGGAGGGGACCGGGGCCGAGGTGCTCGGAGCCCCGCGCGACCCGTACACCCAGCGGCTGCTCGCGAGCCTCCCCGTTCCCGATCCGGTCGCGCAGGCCGAACGCCGCGCCGAGCTCCACCGTCTGCGGCAGGCCGGCTGA